One Fusarium musae strain F31 chromosome 6, whole genome shotgun sequence DNA segment encodes these proteins:
- a CDS encoding hypothetical protein (BUSCO:EOG09262WHU) — protein MAHFVPRQSFAVPNSIPKTYYIGHHAKGFSEMTKMKSHISLALECRDARIPFTSHNPNLDRIIAGKERIIIYTKCDYTTDTPNLQNTLRKIYGDNIIFWDKSRPSTTDKLLKMIKSVAVAHDSIVGLWAIVVGVPNVGKSSVLNALRYKGMPRKTGKVARTGGQAGVTRKMGTNVRILDPEGKDKGVGLNGAFLLDTPGVFPPYVRDGEAMLKFALVQGIKDGLIPTEILVDYLLYRMNLFKPALYNRYCEPTNDVHEFLNAVAWKDGLIKLKGVPDLQAAASRILHLWRHGKMGKFVLDDVSDEGSEKYQQSIDNPPLSLNQAKKQKKQAIAQERAGA, from the coding sequence ATGGCACATTTTGTCCCTCGGCAAAGCTTTGCCGTACCAAACTCGATACCCAAAACGTACTATATCGGCCATCATGCCAAGGGCTTCAGCGAGATGACAAAAATGAAGAGCCACATCTCTCTTGCTCTCGAATGCCGCGACGCTCGGATCCCTTTCACATCACACAATCCCAATCTCGATCGCATCATAGCCGGTAAAGAACGAATCATCATATACACAAAATGCGATTACACAACAGACACTCCAAATCTCCAAAACACACTGCGCAAGATCTACGGCGATAATATCATCTTCTGGGACAAGAGCAGACCTTCTACGACAGATAAGCTACTCAAAATGATCAAGAGCGTTGCCGTAGCGCACGATTCAATAGTCGGTTTGTGGGCTATAGTTGTCGGAGTGCCCAATGTCGGCAAGAGTTCAGTGCTCAACGCTCTGCGCTACAAAGGCATGCCGAGGAAAACGGGCAAGGTAGCCAGGACTGGAGGCCAAGCAGGCGTGACGCGCAAAATGGGTACAAATGTCCGCATCCTCGACCCGGAGGGGAAAGATAAGGGCGTAGGCCTAAATGGTGCATTTCTGCTGGACACCCCTGGCGTCTTCCCCCCATACGTTCGTGACGGCGAGGCTATGCTAAAGTTTGCGCTCGTGCAGGGCATAAAAGACGGGCTAATACCAACTGAGATTCTGGTGGATTACCTCCTCTACCGGATGAACCTCTTCAAGCCGGCCTTGTATAACAGATACTGCGAACCAACTAACGATGTTCATGAGTTCCTTAACGCTGTTGCTTGGAAAGACGGcctaataaagctaaagggGGTTCCCGATTTGCAAGCGGCTGCTAGCAGAATCCTACACTTGTGGCGACATGGGAAAATGGGCAAGTTTGTGCTGGATGATGTATCTGACGAGGGATCAGAGAAGTATCAGCAGTCCATAGACAACCCTCCTTTAAGTCTAAATCAagcaaagaaacagaagaaacAGGCAATTGCACAAGAGAGGGCAGGCGCCTAG
- a CDS encoding hypothetical protein (BUSCO:EOG09260NE0~EggNog:ENOG41) codes for MAPPSPRRSSRARATNSQSQQSSVSSSTSGRVERNTRSVAKPSSNKSTPSASLSSEPFEDLDDTLLGRRRKRNHEDENDKTSKPDNFEMANGSDDLPEEEDEAVRCICDAEEYPGRPPVEGADLDFFNAIEFTEDVTGFFVQCDICKVWQHGACVGIFSAESSPEEYFCEQCRKDLHKIYTASNGQKWSKYVPHNRPSRATSRATSIAKEGNRSPKTGASKNSRPTSASQTSKRRSTMNSRDRAYEDEQLLRAIEASKEDVPQDGQEIMTRRAKRGRSDSEESIAVNARPRDEKLASLRNPLSVKRQRTNSTSPSPPTELVEVQSYNESDEEVNIRNGAKKARNSKNQRTKTEKEDKERQRQEAADKRKGRAERRRGEDSDPPEETPPVVAKPPATKSIETPVIMETPALALPVPDTPPASNQTVSSTAKRGGRATHKKGKGRNQYTRDRDVDGESPARSMSRDIQKNGEEPTPTHTKPTSEHRHGKSKPALHHKLNMVDMKRRVGAIMDFISRTQVDLAAEAIPGTNGNASNGESSPQKSLDSHSVEIEGTAGSSGGKDFKDLNCIEMMDVLTRDMVKWQNQYT; via the exons ATGGCACCACCCTCGCCGCGACGGTCATCAAGAGCCCGCGCCACCAATTCACAATCCCAACAGTCATCTGTATCCTCAAGTACGTCTGGTCGAGTTGAGCGGAATACGAGATCAGTCGCCAAACCCTCCTCCAACAAGTCTACACCCAGTGCCTCTTTGTCCTCGGAGCCATTTGAAGATCTTGACGACACCCTCCTCGGTCGAAGGCGAAAGCGCAACCACGAAGACGAAAACGACAAGACTTCGAAACCCGACAATTTTGAAATGGCGAATGGCAGCGACGACCTCccagaagaggaggacgaagcCGTGCGATGTATCTGTGATGCAGAAGAATACCCGGGTCGCCCGCCCGTGGAAGGTGCCGACCTAGATTTCTTCAATGCCATAGAATTTACTGAAGATGTTACCGGCTTCTTCGTTCAATGCGACATTTGCAAGGTCTGGCAGCACGGCGCCTGTGTCGGCATCTTTAGCGCTGAGAGCTCCCCCGAGGAATATTTTTGCGAGCAATGTCGCAAAGATCTCCATAAAATATACACTGCAAGCAACGG CCAAAAATGGTCCAAATATGTCCCCCATAACCGGCCGTCGCGCGCAACGTCTCGAGCCACCTCAATTGCCAAGGAAGGCAATCGTTCACCCAAGACTGGCGCGAGCAAGAACTCGCGCCCAACTTCCGCCTCACAAACCTCAAAACGTCGATCCACAATGAATAGTCGCGACCGAGCTTATGAAGACGAGCAGCTCCTGCGCGCCATTGAAGCAAGTAAAGAAGACGTCCCTCAAGATGGACAAGAAATTATGACCCGACGAGCGAAGCGGGGACGAAGCGACAGTGAAGAATCAATCGCCGTAAATGCTCGGCCACGGGATGAGAAACTGGCGTCACTAAGGAACCCGTTAAGTGTAAAGCGACAGAGAACCAATTCCACGTCACCGTCACCTCCCACTGAGCTGGTCGAGGTTCAAAGTTACAATGAATCAGATGAGGAGGTTAACATTCGAAATGGAGCCAAGAAAGCCCGGAATAGCAAGAACCAGCGAACCAAGACGGAGAAGGAAGACAAAGAGCGTCAGCGACAGGAAGCTGCCGATAAAAGGAAAGGCCGCGCAGAACGGCGACGAGGAGAGG ACTCTGACCCTCCAGAGGAAACACCCCCCGTCGTTGCTAAACCTCCCGCTACCAAAAGCATCGAGACACCAGTTATTATGGAAACCCCTGCACTTGCGCTGCCCGTTCCCGACACACCACCTGCGAGCAACCAGACGGTCTCAAGTACCGCCAAACGCGGCGGCAGAGCTACACATAAGAAGGGCAAAGGCAGAAACCAATACACGAGGGATCGCGATGTGGATGGTGAATCCCCAGCACGATCCATGTCAAGGGACATTCAAAAGAACGGCGAAGAACCCACCCCTACACACACGAAACCCACAAGCGAACATCGACATGGCAAGTCAAAGCCCGCCTTGCACCACAAGTTGAATATGGTGGATATGAAGCGGCGTGTCGGCGCGATAATGGATTTTATTTCAAGGACCCAAGTGGACCTTGCAGCGGAAGCAATCCCAGGCACGAACGGAAACGCAAGCAACGGAGAATCATCGCCGCAAAAGTCCTTAGATTCCCATTCTGTAGAGATTGAGGGTACAGCAGGCTCTTCTGGCGGCAAAGATTTTAAGGACCTGAACTGTATAGAGATGATGGATGTCCTGACACGAGATATGGTCAAGTGGCAGAACCAGTATACCTGA